CACATATAAATTACAAGATATGGAGTGGCGTTGGTGGAACAAAAAGCCAACACTATTACCATGACGCTGGAAGCTAGCTTCACACCTTTAGTAGCTATCATGCAAAAATACAATGAAAAAGTTGTGGCGTCTATGTGCTGCAATTTCCACAAAATCAAAGTCAACATGCATGGAGAGACCCAACACTTTTCACTAAACTTAGAAAGATAGCCAACGATTTTGTGCTAAATATTCAACATCCCTATAACGTTGATTTTAGGACGGTCATAAAAAGGATTGTATACAGGATGCTTTGGAAACAATTTTTAGTGATTATCATCTAACTTTGGGCATTTTTGCTGCTGGTGCAGTGCTGCTAATAGCTCTTCATGCAACTAGTTTACCAAATTTATTAGAAAGAGGGCTTACAAAAATGCTGCTATGACAATCGCACATTGCCTTGTCATACTCATTGATTTTCTCTATGTCTTCTCGAAATGGCATATCCTTTGAAAACAAATAGATGCGAAACAAGCATTAGAAAAATAAATTCTAGAGAAGGATAAGTCATTCATTTCTTCACCATGATCAATGGAAAGAAGGTGCATGTTTTTTGTTAATCAAATAATCATAAAGAAAGATTCAATCATAAATAGAGTAAGAATGACCTTATCCAACTTTGTTTACCAAACAATCGTGAACAGAGAAATGTTCAACTACAAAATAGGAGAAACACTCACCTTTTCCACCTTTTTCAACTCAGAGTAGTTCTCCGGATATATCGCACGGAACATCTTGACCTGTTCCTCAAGCTAAATTGAAGCAACATCAACAAACAAAAAGTCATATAAAATAAGATGGACTTGGGAACATAAGTAAGACAATAACTCTCTTCGCCCCCAAGGAACATCACTTACAAAGAAATAAAAACTATATTAATTACTCTATGTGATGAGTTGGCATATCATTTACTCTATGACACCATATTCATTATTTTCAGGGTATGAAGATACGTTGGGACAACATATTTGATAGATTAAATGgtagaaggaaaaaaaatagtTTTGAGTGCCGTTGCCCTTTGGAACAAAAATAAGAGTTCAGTAATTCAGTCCATCTCACTTCAAATTGAGATCGGGCTGTTAGTTATGTTTCTTTTTATTGTGCCAATGTCCTGCATAAAATATGGAGTATGGAGAGGTTACTTTCTTTAAAGAATTGAAGGACTCAAACATAAGTGCCCCTTAGTACAGATATCAAATTAATTTGGAAATTTTTTATTTTGATGTAACTGTTGATGATCTATCTAGCTATCCTTAATACCAGTTAGTACTTAGTAGAATACTGGTGGTTTGGAGTTTTGCAAAACTTGGCTGGCACAACAATTATTTGTTGCGCACTGTTGCTTACATAAACATGAACAACTCTGGTAAGAGCACAACTCTGGTACCCCTGGAAGTCTGGGttcagaaaaagaacaatgaagtTACTCGAAGAgaataagaaaaaaaaggaaaagaacgCCGAAACTGAGGATGGAGTGGCATACACTCATCTCTGAGCCATGTACTATTTACTGAAGCTTTGGGAGTTTAATTGCCAGCCGAGTTGATCCTTTAATAAAACAGACTCTATATATACTAATTGATCTCGGGAGATCATTCACTTCAACAGCAACTAACAAGAAGCTTCAGTGTACCGAGGTCGACTCATGAAGCGTTAAGCATATAACTGAAACTAGTAGATTCTAAAACTTATAACTCGTTCCATGAATGCTGGTACCTCCTGCTCAAACCGTACAGTTGGCTCCATGCTCGTCAGGTGAAGTGCCAAAGGGCATCGAGAGGGGGAAGGCCAGTGAATTCGTTCGATTCGGTTGCGTGATAGGTGTGTTCTAGGTTTCTAGCTAGGGCATGGGACAGGCAAGCTGGAGGAGAAGAATTTGTTACCCTGCGCTTAATGCTGTCCGGATCCAGGTCGAAGGGCTCTTCATCGGCGCCCTTCTGAGCGCAGATCGCATGGCGGTGGTCAGTCCTACCCGTCGACGTCTTAAGGTTGAAGAGGGAGGCCCTGCCTCGCCTGCCGAACGGCTGGACAATGCGTGGCGACAAGGTGCTGAAGCCCGCGGCAAAGCCGGATGGACACGGCCGGAGCGCGGCCATGCCGAGAACTTAACGCCTTCGATCGATGGTGCGGCGAACTTGGAAAGTTTGGATGGTTTTTCTCGGCGAAGGGGTCGATCGGTTTGCTTCTCTTATATCtcagctatatatctatcgtCGTGCTTTTGGTTTTGGAGATTTATTTAAAAAAGATGTGATTCGTGATACGACTCGAACACGTGGCCGGCTTAAGGCTTTAATCAGTTTTTAGTCGGACTCTTACACACACCCTGATCCGTGTCATGTTATGGAATCATGATGTGACTTTAATCAGTAATTTGTCCGTCTCTTTGACACAGCTTTTGCTTACATTTTCTTTTGCCTCTAAATTATTTAGAGTTACAATCCTTGTAATTTCTAGATGGTTTACTGCTGACCTGAAGTTTCTTTTGACAGTTGGCAGAGGACCAAAGCGGTTCAGAAAGGTACTTATCTATGCAGCTGGTACAAAGGATTCAACAATATAATCGCCACTGTATGCTTCAGGCGAATGATACAGTCACGAGGCTATTTCTTAGATGAAGCAGAGTGAGCCAATTTTATGGTTGCCATCAACAATCCTGGTTCTGAATCTGCAAAGTTAAAATGAGTGAATAGCATTTGGCATGAGCCTCCGTGGACGTCACAAACAGACTTATGTGGAGTGCGTGGTTTCCTCTCTGTGATCTTTTTGCTCGATGTTATTTATTTGATGTTCCTGCAATGAAATTCCTTAAGGCTTTTTTTGAGAAGTTTTTAGCATGATAGTACACGCAACCTTCTAGCTAGCCTCCAGCAGGAACATCCAACAAGGCCGACCAACATTTTCATTTTACATACAGAACAGGTGTGGAACCATTTGTGAAATCTAAGCCAATTCAAAAACGCATCAAACAAACGGTAAAGGAATACTCGTTTGGCCAATATTAGCTTTAGAAATTAAGCAACGATCCAATGACAGATAGGCGCTCACATGAACGCTAATGATAAGCTTAAGGATGTCTAAGAAATCAAACAACACAAACATACTACGACTGAACTAACAACTCCATCCTGACGAATAGAAATAGAGTGAACTACGCCTCACTAGGCTACGCGATCTTCTTGGTCTTTTGATCTCGCCTCATCAGTTAGCTCCGCCTAGACCGAAGCTGTACTTCTTGCGAGCCGCCCAGTACAAGGCTGTGTAGAAGACGGCAGACATTACGACCAACTCCTTGAAGAATGAGTACTTGTCAACGTCGGCGGCGGAGAGAGGCGCCATCGGCGCAGAGTACTCGGGTAGATCGACGCCCTGGAAGAAGGTCTTGGTGACGAGCTTCACTCCCTCGATGACGTTCGCCAACGCATCGGCCTTCATGTATCCCTCATCTGCTTGACCCTCCAGAATCAGGAAGGCCTGCCCAGCAAGTATCAACTCCTGCCATGATAGATCGATCACAAGTTTATTTTTTTTGTTGAACACAGAACACCACATCACAAGATCGGACCAAAACAGAATCGTTCTTGCGTTAGCGTTCTTACCTTAAGAATGTCGGGATGGACAGGCACTTTGGCTAGCAGAAACTCCACCATGAGCTCGCAGTCCTTGGCGATGCCGGACGCTGTGACCAGCAGCGGGTCCTTCGGGCTCCCCACAAATGCTAACGGGCGCTGCTTGAGTTTGAACAGCTCCATCTGCAAACGGAACGCCGACACGGCGGCCTGAAATttcagaaggaaaaaaaaaggtgtTTGATTAGTAGTTTTAGACAAGAACCAGACGGAAACATCGATATTCTTCAGATCGATGATGGAAACGGAAGCATGTCCAAACGGAACCAAACTCAAGCTGATACCGTGATAGATCGACGCAAGCACGAATACTTCTCCCGATCAGAAAGACAAAGAAACTCCGATCCACTCAAGCACGAAGACAAAGAAACTCCGATCCACTCAAAGCACGAATACGTACTTCTCTCGATCAGAAAAAACAACTAAAGAAGCACGACTGCCTGTACTTCTGGCCCGACGCAACGAGTTCCAGGCAAACTTTTACCTCGCAGTCGCCGGACGGCAGGCCGCCATCGCTCTCTcccggcgccgcggccgccgccaccgccagccGGCCGCCTTTGGAGGCCACGAAGCCCGCGGGGAACGCCGTCTTCCCGTGACGGGGCGCCGCTCCTCCAGCACCGACGAGGCCGAAGCCGGGGAGCTGGACTCCGGCCGCGGcgcccaccaccaccgccagccGGCCACCCTTGGAGCCCATGAAGCCTGCGGGGAACTCCATCTTCCCGTGACGGGGCGGCGCTCCTCCAGCGCCGACGAGGCCGAAGAGGGTGAGCTGGCCTCCGGTGAACGCGCTGGCGGGGGACGCCGTCACCGAGATGAGGCTCGCCATGGCTACTCCTACTCTTGTTGTTGTTGGCTTGTGTGTGTTGCAAGGGGCTGGAGGGCTTGCTTTATAGTAGGTGTACGTGGAAGACCGGGCAGGGGAGCGGGAGAGGGCGA
The sequence above is drawn from the Panicum hallii strain FIL2 chromosome 7, PHallii_v3.1, whole genome shotgun sequence genome and encodes:
- the LOC112900880 gene encoding uncharacterized protein LOC112900880; amino-acid sequence: MAALRPCPSGFAAGFSTLSPRIVQPFGRRGRASLFNLKTSTGRTDHRHAICAQKGADEEPFDLDPDSIKRRLEEQVKMFRAIYPENYSELKKVEKDMPFREDIEKINEYDKAMCDCHSSIFHIDATTFSLYFCMIATKGVKLASSVMETAASRLDKRDEISSCTTKQTLAMYVSSFVKLVKDAYDKKFNDESIFSLIGAFRGVAAVGRILLQDTVSSVGRRQHFLARV